In the Paenibacillus sp. FSL H7-0357 genome, one interval contains:
- a CDS encoding serine hydrolase translates to MMKKILGLALATLLILPSTALAKAEPVQRSDAKLEQADVKEFTNQFFKQKEIQEQLVGAAVVVVKDGKVLLNQGYGYADVAAKKPFDADKTVFRLASVSKLLTSVGIMQLAEAGKVDLNKDIQGYLPHLQIPNKTGSPLTLKHLMTNTSGFDLGGSADPAKAYSLEEYVKATVPTVTRKPGEAYRYNNYGFSLLGYIIEQTSGSTFEEYMKKGLFEPLGMDNSNVLFNSEVKKAIATPYDITLKPAAQIPNIPDSGPEGGMFSTGSDMAKFLQAMVNYGQQGSKRILTKDSVLEMEKNSVTIHPDIPGSGYGLETIYPSSYNGYTVVEKGGDLPGFHSNLWLLPEEKTGIFIVFNSDKGNLRAPFFEQFMNRYFPGKGISPVIKTPKPTQEQLHPFEGLYRDLRMPGWTYNIKAGDGTLMVSDPRGEHVLRQSKDMLFYDEEGVPAGFKADKDGNMEYFSYNKEGSWSEKLPEPAKYSDVPEDHPYAKYIYELVQLGVIQQDQDTFKPEEPLARGKFIAQLFKFTDFPLSSTPSQFSDTKGHPYEAVIQTAVESGVVSGFSDGSFRPDEPVTREQAATIIWRLVKQNLMVEPVKAELSEDVSPWASEGVQFVVGLHLYGPDVATTNGTVQYRPKDMLLNQESAVLMGLLFQNLF, encoded by the coding sequence ATGATGAAAAAAATCCTCGGGCTGGCCCTTGCCACCTTACTTATACTGCCTTCAACAGCACTGGCGAAAGCTGAACCCGTTCAGCGCTCAGACGCAAAGTTGGAACAGGCAGATGTAAAGGAATTTACCAATCAGTTTTTTAAACAGAAAGAAATTCAAGAACAGCTTGTAGGAGCTGCAGTTGTTGTGGTTAAAGATGGCAAGGTATTGCTTAATCAAGGTTACGGTTACGCTGATGTTGCCGCCAAGAAACCTTTCGATGCAGATAAGACCGTATTTCGTCTGGCTTCCGTCTCCAAGCTGCTTACCTCTGTAGGTATCATGCAGTTGGCTGAGGCAGGCAAGGTTGATTTGAATAAGGATATACAGGGCTATTTGCCTCATCTGCAAATTCCTAATAAAACAGGGTCCCCGCTTACTCTTAAGCATTTGATGACCAATACTTCGGGTTTTGATTTAGGCGGGTCCGCTGATCCTGCTAAAGCCTACAGCTTGGAGGAATATGTAAAAGCAACAGTACCCACTGTTACCCGTAAACCTGGTGAAGCCTACAGATATAACAATTATGGATTTTCTCTGCTGGGCTACATTATCGAACAGACGAGTGGCTCAACCTTTGAAGAATATATGAAAAAGGGCTTGTTCGAACCCTTAGGTATGGATAACAGTAATGTGCTGTTCAACAGTGAGGTGAAGAAGGCCATTGCTACCCCTTATGATATAACACTGAAGCCTGCAGCACAGATTCCCAATATCCCTGATAGCGGTCCGGAAGGAGGCATGTTCTCAACAGGCAGTGACATGGCGAAATTCCTTCAGGCGATGGTTAACTATGGACAACAGGGTTCTAAACGCATCTTAACGAAAGACTCAGTCTTGGAGATGGAGAAGAACAGTGTGACTATTCATCCTGATATTCCGGGGAGCGGTTATGGCCTGGAGACTATTTATCCGTCGTCTTACAATGGATACACTGTCGTTGAGAAGGGTGGCGATTTACCGGGATTTCATAGCAATCTATGGTTGCTGCCTGAAGAGAAAACGGGAATATTCATTGTGTTTAACAGTGATAAAGGCAACCTCCGGGCCCCATTCTTTGAGCAGTTTATGAACCGCTATTTCCCTGGCAAAGGGATAAGTCCTGTGATCAAAACGCCGAAGCCTACGCAAGAGCAACTGCATCCATTCGAAGGGTTATATCGGGATTTGCGTATGCCTGGCTGGACCTACAATATTAAGGCCGGTGACGGAACTCTGATGGTGTCTGATCCCCGGGGAGAGCATGTCTTACGCCAGTCAAAGGATATGCTGTTCTATGATGAGGAGGGAGTGCCTGCCGGCTTCAAAGCGGATAAAGACGGGAACATGGAATACTTCTCTTACAACAAGGAGGGGAGCTGGTCTGAGAAGCTTCCTGAGCCTGCGAAATATTCTGATGTTCCAGAGGATCATCCTTATGCAAAATACATTTATGAACTCGTTCAATTGGGTGTGATTCAGCAGGATCAGGATACATTTAAGCCGGAAGAACCCCTGGCAAGGGGCAAATTTATTGCCCAGTTGTTCAAGTTTACAGATTTCCCGCTTTCTTCAACTCCTAGCCAGTTTAGCGATACTAAGGGTCATCCGTATGAGGCAGTTATTCAGACTGCAGTTGAAAGCGGAGTCGTATCGGGATTTTCGGATGGAAGCTTCCGCCCGGATGAGCCTGTGACCCGGGAGCAGGCAGCAACTATAATATGGAGGCTGGTGAAGCAAAATTTAATGGTTGAACCTGTAAAGGCTGAGCTAAGCGAGGATGTCAGCCCTTGGGCATCTGAAGGTGTACAATTCGTAGTGGGCCTTCATCTGTATGGTCCTGATGTTGCAACGACTAATGGAACAGTACAATATCGGCCGAAGGATATGCTGTTAAATCAAGAATCTGCTGTGCTGATGGGATTGCTTTTTCAAAATTTGTTCTAA
- a CDS encoding serine hydrolase encodes MMKKILGLALATLLILPSTALAKAEPVQRSDAKLEQADVKEFTNQFFKQKEIQEQLVGAAVVVVKDGKVLLNQGYGYADVAAKKPFDADKTVFRLASVSKLLTSVGIMQLAEAGKVDLNKDIQGYLPHLQIPNPTGSPLTLKHLMTHTSGFDLGGSLEPGKAYSLEDFVKATVPTVIRKPGEAYRYNNYGFSLLGYIIEQVSGSTFEEYMKKGLFEPLGMDNSNVLFNSEVKKAIATPYDITLKPLAQLPNIPDSGPEGHMFSTGSDMAKFLQAMVNYGQQGSKRILTKDSVLEMEKNSVTIHPDMPGSGYGLETIYPSSYNGYTVVEKGGDLPGFHSNLWLLPEENTGIFIVLNSDKGNLRAPFFEQFMNRYFPDKGISPVIKTPKPTQEQLHPFEGLYRDLSMPGWTYDIKAGEGTLLVSDPLGEHVLRQSKDLLFYDEEGLPAGFQADKDGNMEYFSYNKAGSWSEKLPEPAKYSDVPEDHPYAKYIYELVQLGVIQQDQDTFKPEEPMTRGKFIARLFKFTDFPLSTRPSQFSDTKGHPYEAVIQTAVESGVVSGFSDGSFRPDELVTREQAATMIWRLVKQNLMVEPVKAELSEDVSPWASEGVQFVVGLHIYGPDVAVTNGTVQYRPKDILLNQESAVLIGLIIQNLF; translated from the coding sequence ATGATGAAAAAAATCCTCGGGCTGGCCCTTGCCACCTTGCTTATACTGCCTTCAACAGCACTGGCGAAAGCTGAACCCGTTCAGCGCTCAGACGCAAAGTTGGAACAGGCAGATGTAAAGGAATTCACCAATCAGTTTTTTAAACAGAAAGAAATTCAAGAACAGCTTGTAGGAGCTGCAGTTGTTGTGGTTAAAGATGGCAAGGTATTGCTTAACCAAGGTTATGGTTACGCTGATGTTGCCGCCAAGAAACCTTTCGATGCAGATAAGACCGTATTTCGTCTGGCTTCCGTCTCCAAGCTGCTTACCTCTGTGGGGATCATGCAGTTAGCGGAGGCAGGCAAGGTTGATTTGAATAAGGATATACAGGGCTATTTGCCTCATCTGCAAATTCCGAATCCAACAGGGTCCCCGCTTACTCTTAAGCATTTGATGACTCATACTTCGGGTTTTGATTTAGGGGGCTCCCTTGAGCCTGGTAAAGCCTACAGCTTGGAGGATTTTGTAAAAGCAACAGTACCTACTGTTATCCGTAAACCTGGTGAAGCCTACAGATATAACAATTATGGATTTTCTCTGCTGGGCTACATTATCGAACAGGTGAGCGGCTCAACCTTTGAAGAATATATGAAAAAGGGCTTGTTCGAACCCTTAGGTATGGATAACAGTAATGTGCTGTTCAACAGTGAGGTAAAGAAGGCCATTGCTACCCCTTATGACATTACACTGAAACCTCTAGCACAGCTCCCCAATATCCCTGACAGCGGTCCGGAAGGACACATGTTCTCAACTGGCAGTGACATGGCGAAATTCCTTCAGGCGATGGTTAACTATGGACAACAGGGTTCTAAACGCATCTTAACGAAAGATTCAGTCTTGGAGATGGAGAAGAACAGTGTGACTATTCATCCTGATATGCCGGGGAGCGGTTATGGCCTGGAGACTATTTATCCGTCGTCTTACAATGGATACACTGTCGTTGAGAAGGGTGGCGATTTACCGGGATTTCATAGCAATCTATGGTTGCTGCCTGAAGAGAATACGGGAATATTCATTGTGCTTAACAGTGATAAAGGCAACCTCCGGGCCCCATTCTTTGAGCAGTTTATGAACCGCTATTTCCCTGACAAAGGGATAAGTCCTGTGATCAAAACGCCGAAGCCTACGCAAGAGCAACTGCATCCGTTCGAAGGGTTATATCGGGATTTGAGTATGCCTGGCTGGACCTACGATATTAAGGCCGGTGAGGGAACTCTGCTGGTGTCAGATCCTTTGGGAGAGCATGTCTTACGCCAGTCTAAGGATCTGCTGTTCTATGATGAGGAGGGATTACCTGCCGGCTTCCAAGCGGATAAAGACGGTAACATGGAATACTTCTCCTACAACAAAGCGGGGAGCTGGTCTGAGAAGCTTCCTGAGCCTGCAAAATATTCTGATGTTCCAGAGGATCACCCTTACGCAAAATATATTTATGAGCTCGTTCAATTGGGTGTGATTCAGCAGGATCAGGATACATTTAAGCCGGAAGAACCTATGACAAGGGGCAAATTTATTGCCCGGTTGTTCAAGTTTACAGATTTCCCGCTTTCTACAAGGCCTAGCCAGTTTAGCGATACTAAGGGTCATCCGTATGAGGCAGTTATTCAGACTGCAGTTGAAAGCGGAGTCGTATCGGGATTTTCGGATGGAAGCTTCCGCCCGGATGAGCTTGTGACCCGAGAGCAGGCAGCAACTATGATATGGAGGCTGGTGAAGCAAAATTTAATGGTTGAACCTGTAAAGGCTGAGTTAAGCGAGGATGTCAGCCCTTGGGCATCTGAAGGTGTACAATTCGTAGTGGGCCTTCATATTTATGGTCCTGATGTTGCAGTAACAAATGGAACAGTACAATATCGGCCGAAGGATATACTGTTAAATCAAGAATCTGCTGTGCTGATAGGATTGATTATTCAGAATTTGTTCTAG
- a CDS encoding oligosaccharide flippase family protein, with amino-acid sequence MRIPRLIKQFVIRAGAMFVVKLIGLVGRVILTRIIGAEGIGLYQISYSFYGFILMLTSGFPTTLAIATAKAPKQGWGFLKIVSLCLILSCGLLSLGVFWNSSDVAGFLSNPGLEYGIRSLSLSLFAVPLLGLVRGYLQGLKQFGIIAFSEIVEQSFRFVFMLLLVGQFLSLGVERAIGYGLYGTFMGAFISFSMLTIFISLNKETISSYRSRDSFITLSWFVRTSLAISATRLFIPLSEFVDALLVPNRLVAAGYSASEATAIYGVIYGMAVIVVYAPTLFTGALSHILTSHIVAEWQKGDKRKFISICNTALYTCWLWGGVTGLFLFVYADELSFYIFNTDSASHVIRALAPIPLIVGFREISTSILWAQDNRKDPFFGLLSGIACSIIIQYFLVAIPGFGYKGAAIAIIVLELVASIWNMKVLRNKEVAFKGIVKPLLYDFTFGICILLGMINLFQGSEYIMNLWRFITITMLYFMTSGIYIYLRCIRKIL; translated from the coding sequence ATGAGGATACCCCGGCTTATCAAACAATTCGTGATCAGAGCCGGCGCCATGTTCGTAGTGAAGTTGATTGGACTCGTCGGCCGGGTGATCCTTACAAGAATCATTGGCGCAGAAGGAATAGGACTGTATCAAATTTCCTATTCCTTTTACGGATTTATCTTGATGCTTACCAGCGGATTTCCAACGACACTTGCTATTGCAACAGCTAAAGCACCTAAACAGGGTTGGGGATTTTTAAAAATAGTATCGCTATGTCTTATTCTTTCCTGTGGCCTTCTTAGTCTTGGGGTTTTCTGGAATTCATCAGATGTTGCCGGGTTTCTGAGTAATCCTGGACTGGAATATGGGATTCGCAGTCTTTCCTTATCTTTATTTGCAGTACCTCTGCTGGGGTTGGTACGAGGGTACCTGCAAGGGCTGAAGCAATTTGGGATAATCGCATTCTCGGAGATTGTTGAGCAGTCGTTCAGATTTGTTTTTATGCTGTTGCTTGTTGGTCAGTTCTTGTCACTCGGTGTAGAGCGGGCAATTGGATATGGATTATACGGCACTTTCATGGGCGCATTTATCTCATTTAGTATGTTGACTATTTTCATTTCACTTAATAAAGAAACTATATCTTCATACAGGAGCAGAGATTCATTTATAACACTCTCTTGGTTTGTGAGAACTTCGTTGGCAATCTCCGCTACCCGTCTGTTTATTCCGCTTTCAGAATTTGTTGATGCTCTTCTTGTTCCCAATCGTCTCGTTGCAGCAGGCTACAGTGCTTCTGAAGCAACCGCTATATACGGAGTTATTTATGGAATGGCCGTCATTGTAGTTTATGCGCCTACACTGTTTACCGGAGCATTGAGTCATATCTTAACGAGTCACATTGTTGCTGAGTGGCAAAAGGGAGACAAAAGAAAGTTCATTAGCATCTGTAATACTGCCTTATACACATGCTGGTTATGGGGAGGAGTAACCGGTTTGTTTTTATTTGTATATGCAGATGAACTGTCTTTTTACATTTTTAATACGGACAGCGCAAGTCATGTGATTAGAGCCTTAGCCCCTATCCCTCTGATCGTTGGTTTTCGTGAGATTTCCACCAGTATTTTATGGGCTCAGGATAATAGGAAAGATCCCTTCTTTGGACTTCTTTCCGGAATCGCATGTTCAATAATCATCCAATATTTTTTAGTGGCTATCCCCGGGTTTGGTTATAAGGGGGCTGCTATTGCAATAATTGTACTTGAATTGGTTGCGTCTATATGGAATATGAAAGTTTTACGCAACAAGGAGGTTGCCTTTAAAGGAATAGTGAAACCCTTACTATATGATTTTACATTCGGAATCTGTATTTTGTTGGGAATGATAAATTTATTCCAAGGCTCCGAATATATCATGAATTTGTGGCGATTTATAACTATAACTATGTTATATTTTATGACCTCGGGAATTTATATTTATTTACGGTGCATACGAAAAATATTATAA
- a CDS encoding amidase domain-containing protein, producing the protein MKRGTQIKYIYKIVVMILVMTILPFSANAAVAKQNKVDHEIKSALDDLYRVRAEAIISQDLQKVKDYYLDDKASQIALQHEKNRMKYLNKWSNKRAIQLTHSQSTIRIVRQSIAGDQAVVSLVQSHKVGYIYTNKILPEQFFGVGTRHFITLKKRNGLWKVSREWYLDPLDENPDKVTEGLDGLAPSVKPQSSDHTSNKMYNRDRAVRYANKYAGAAWGAGNQHRYNNKYMDYTSKGGDCTNFASQVIGDAEEGGGLAVAGNWRYFKNSGGTQTWVQTDSLSRFLIRSGYGKLIAKGNYLQITSPSDKYPEGALSMLKPGDLIGYILHDDDTDHFSVVVGFDDYGYPLVNSHTADRYRVPFDLGWDRDTRYQLFHIKD; encoded by the coding sequence ATGAAACGAGGCACACAAATAAAATATATATACAAAATAGTTGTGATGATATTGGTTATGACCATTCTGCCATTTTCAGCAAATGCGGCAGTTGCTAAACAAAATAAGGTGGACCATGAAATTAAGTCTGCATTGGATGACTTATACAGGGTCAGAGCTGAAGCAATAATCAGCCAAGACCTTCAAAAAGTAAAGGATTATTACCTTGATGATAAAGCCAGTCAAATTGCACTGCAGCATGAAAAAAACAGAATGAAATACTTAAATAAATGGTCAAATAAAAGAGCTATTCAATTGACACATTCTCAAAGCACTATTCGGATTGTCCGTCAGAGTATTGCAGGAGATCAAGCTGTAGTCTCACTTGTGCAATCCCACAAAGTTGGATATATCTATACAAACAAAATTTTGCCAGAGCAATTTTTCGGAGTTGGAACAAGGCATTTCATTACATTGAAAAAAAGAAACGGACTTTGGAAAGTTTCCAGGGAATGGTACTTAGATCCTTTGGATGAGAATCCGGATAAGGTTACAGAAGGATTAGACGGGCTAGCCCCTTCCGTTAAGCCACAATCCTCCGATCATACCAGCAACAAAATGTATAACCGCGATCGTGCTGTCCGTTATGCCAACAAGTATGCCGGAGCTGCTTGGGGGGCCGGTAATCAGCATCGTTACAATAACAAATATATGGATTACACAAGTAAAGGAGGGGACTGTACAAATTTTGCTTCCCAGGTCATCGGAGATGCTGAGGAGGGCGGGGGTTTAGCTGTGGCAGGGAACTGGCGTTATTTTAAAAATTCAGGTGGAACCCAAACCTGGGTTCAAACAGATTCCTTGAGTCGCTTCCTTATAAGATCTGGATATGGCAAGCTTATTGCTAAGGGTAATTATCTGCAAATTACCAGCCCCTCTGATAAATACCCTGAAGGTGCGCTTTCCATGCTGAAGCCTGGGGATCTCATCGGTTATATATTACATGATGATGATACGGATCATTTCTCCGTCGTTGTCGGATTTGATGATTATGGCTATCCGTTAGTTAATTCACACACCGCTGACCGTTATCGGGTTCCTTTTGATTTAGGATGGGACAGAGATACTAGATATCAGTTATTTCACATCAAAGATTGA
- a CDS encoding class F sortase yields MKKKISLYILVIFCLGLASLFASQSNNGNEKKDVVLEALPTPTAASQPTKIKIMKKTDVLPVKFMPDVITIPSISVKAKLKKVAVLDNGQMDVPKDTQLAGLLYPGTLPGEKGNVIIDGHVDSYTGPAIFFNLKKLKRGDPIIVTSLKGNKLTYTVESVEIFKPKEAPLERIFGKSDDYRLNLITCTGRYSRKKKEHEQRLVIFAKLGGEL; encoded by the coding sequence ATGAAAAAAAAAATCAGCTTGTATATTTTGGTGATTTTTTGTCTGGGGCTTGCCAGTTTATTTGCATCTCAATCCAATAATGGAAATGAAAAAAAAGATGTAGTACTAGAGGCTTTGCCTACTCCAACAGCAGCTTCGCAGCCAACAAAAATTAAAATCATGAAGAAGACGGATGTCTTACCTGTCAAATTTATGCCTGATGTCATTACTATTCCTTCAATTTCAGTCAAGGCCAAATTAAAAAAGGTTGCTGTGCTTGATAATGGTCAGATGGATGTGCCCAAAGATACACAATTGGCGGGTCTTTTATACCCGGGTACGTTACCTGGTGAGAAGGGGAATGTCATTATTGACGGGCATGTGGATAGTTACACAGGGCCAGCAATTTTTTTTAATTTGAAAAAACTAAAACGAGGTGATCCAATTATTGTTACCAGCTTAAAAGGTAATAAATTAACCTACACCGTCGAGTCCGTAGAGATTTTCAAACCCAAGGAAGCACCATTAGAACGCATATTCGGCAAAAGCGATGATTACCGCTTGAATCTTATTACTTGTACTGGCCGTTACAGTAGAAAGAAAAAGGAACATGAACAAAGATTGGTTATTTTCGCTAAATTAGGTGGGGAACTATGA
- a CDS encoding YhcN/YlaJ family sporulation lipoprotein → MKRLHMLVLMTLVIVVLSTGCGTKNNNTTNGYKTQSKEQHMIHKADSTHSDKVAKDLSKIRGVDKATVVIHNKEAIVGLDVKQGENLSIIEQDAVRTVKRELPNHNVHVTADKNLHMRIQSLHQGMKPLDGHPVRNFSEDVTTLIKDIGRTVTYPLR, encoded by the coding sequence ATGAAAAGACTGCATATGTTAGTGCTTATGACCTTGGTAATTGTTGTCCTTTCCACGGGCTGTGGTACTAAAAACAACAACACAACAAATGGATATAAGACTCAATCAAAGGAACAACATATGATTCATAAAGCCGATTCTACTCACTCGGATAAGGTTGCCAAAGACCTTTCCAAGATTAGAGGAGTAGATAAAGCCACTGTTGTCATCCATAACAAGGAAGCAATTGTGGGGCTTGATGTAAAACAAGGTGAGAATCTTTCCATCATTGAACAGGACGCGGTACGGACTGTAAAACGTGAATTGCCTAATCATAATGTGCATGTGACAGCAGACAAAAACCTGCACATGCGTATTCAAAGTCTCCATCAGGGCATGAAACCGCTTGACGGGCATCCTGTCCGGAATTTCTCGGAGGACGTAACTACACTCATCAAAGACATCGGGCGAACCGTAACTTACCCTTTACGTTAA